CACAATCCCCTGCCCGTGCAAATAGCGCATCAAGCGATCAAAATCGCGGAAAAAATCGATATTCATCCGCTCGTGATCCGGCGCATCATTCCCGCCCTCAAACAAATACATCTCCGGTGGACCAAAAAGGTACTCGGGCAACACAGGGCGCGTATCGTCATTCGGTCGCGAACCAAAACCCGTATGGGCATATAAATTCATAACAAAACAATTGAACCCCCGGCTCGCAACCAGATCGACATGTCGGTAACACCGCTCGGCATCTGCCTGGTGATAGCTGAACAACCAATCGCACTCAAAACCCAGATATAAAAACGGCGCACCATCAGACCAGGCAAACCGCTGTGGGTATTCCGGATCAATACCTACCAGACCATGCACATCGCGATTCTCATTTGCCACACACTGCACGCGCCACTCAGACCCATCCAGACCCGAAAGCTCAGACCGAGAACACCCCGTCCAAACACCTTCTGTACCCGGACTAAAACGCACAACCCACTTATCCCCATCAAAAAAACCGGGCAGATTTTCAACCACCCCGCCCAGTTCGTGTGTAAAAGTTGCCGTCACTTCCACCGCAAATGGATTCTTATCACCCACATCCGCATACAATTCAAAATCGCACACTGCATATTGCTGCACTTCTAACATCGGCCAAATCCTCTCACTTATAAGACTTAATCACATAATACAACAACACGCCCAGCACAATAATCACAACGCCGACCCAGATCAGTGCCCAAAACTGAACATCCATTCGATGACCCTCCCCTCATTCCCCATCCTCAATCGACACATCCCGTACATCATCTGTCCAATCGACCCAGATATCATCTCCCGGGGGTTCTTCCTGAAGCTGGGGCATATCGTTCAGCTTGAAATCGTACAACACCGCCTTTCGAATCTGCCGCGAATAATTGGCCGACGCCATATGCCCGATACGGTGATGCCAGAAAACAATATCGCCGGGTTCGCCATGCGTCTGATATGAATTCTCGTCACAAGATTGAAACTGCTCCCTATGCTTCTCCATCCGGGGCAATGGCTCCCTGAGATAGCGCGTCTGGTAATCGAAGAAAAACGTGCGATGGCTCTTGGGCCACACCGTAAAACCGCCGCCATCTTCGGGAACGTGATCGATATAACCCACCACTGCAAAATTGAACGCATGGGCATCCACATGCAAATGACGCGGTTGGCGCTCCACATCACCATAGGGCAATGTGCAATAAATACCGCGCACGCCTGTAGGCTCTGGAAAATTCCCCTTACCCAGCATCTGCTCCGCAGCACCCCACACAACCGGATTCTTTGCCAACAACTCGACCATCCAGGGCTCTCTGCCCACCTTGCGGTATTGCCAGCGATAACCGCGCTTGTAATTGCTGCTATCCATTGATTCCTCTTCCGGCTTAATGGGACCCACCCACGAATCGGGATCGTCTTTCTTCAGACTCGGCGGCGGATCGTCCCACAGGCGCTCGCGCGCACGGGCGCACAACTCGGGATCCAGAGCACCCTTCTTCACCAGATAGCCTTCGCGTTTGAAAAAACGGATCTCGTCTTCCGTAAGCACAGGCATGACACACTCTCCTCTTTTGTGCGAATTGATACTGTCAATCCAATTATAGGCACTTACCTATCGTGAAAAAAGTATAAAGTGACCTGATACAACAAAAAACCCGACCTCACATTGAGATCGGGGGAGAAATTTCATATTTGTAGTGGCGCATTCGAGAAGCCCTTTTTCTGTTCAGGGCTTAGCAAAGGTCATGATGATTGAAACGGCTGTACCGACATTTGCAAGCAACACAACGACTAGCAGGCCAATAAGCCACCTGAAATTGCTGTTATTGCGAGTATCCATGTTGGTCAACCGGGTGTCTATATTGGAAAAGCCGTTGTCAACGCGGGTTTCAAGGCTAGTTAAGCGCGTGTTCATTTGTTCAGCAATTCCCTCGACGCGCGCCAGGCGGGCGTCCATTTCGGACAGTTTGTCTTGTGGTGTCGGAATCTGCATGGGTTTCTTTCTTCGTGTGTAGTGGTCTATACTCCGTCTATGGAATTATAACAGACCTTTTAGACTAAAGCAAGTCCTATGGGCTTTTTTTTCGTAAAAATGCTCAGTTCTGCTTATCCAGATATACAGTAACCTGCCCATCATTTTCATCCACGGTTGCATTGGTGAATTGGGCGGTCAGGCCAGAGCCAGAAATATTCACCGCCTCGCCGTCAGACACCACCTCTAATGCATCAAGCCCCGCTATAGTCAACCTCAGAACGCCATTCATCAGCGGATGGGGACCCTTTGCCACAGTCAGCGCCACAACATCATCCATCCTATCCGTCAGCATCTCTACTTGACCACTCTCGTGACGGATATTAACGAACCGCGTATGAAGAACACCCCCCTCTACAATCATGAGATTACTGGGATCCCAACCGCTCGCCCGCAGAGGAACTGTATCAGGTGCTATAACAGACAAGCGCATTCCCGCCTGTGAATCAAACGCCCGCTTTTCCTCAGACCGCTGTGCAAGCAGATCTTGCACATCTTCTTTCGCAACAGCTTCAAAATGCGCGATCTCCGCCTCGGTAAAGTCACCACACTGACGCCCCCCATCTCTCTTTTCGAGAACTTCCGCGAGATATAAATCCAACGCCTGCTCATCATCCGCTTCAAACACCGTCTTCCACATTGGCGCAAACGCATCGAGCAAAACCGCAAGCGCATGCCCTATCTCGTAGCAGCGTCCGCGCACCTCATTCGCGGCATAACCCTCCCGTGGCAAATCCACACTCATCTGTCCCACAGACATCGCCTCCACATAAGAGGCAAGTCCTTCCAGCAACTCTGTACCCCGTTCATAGGTAGAAAACTCCGGATCCATCCCCGCATATCGATCCTGCCGCGCCCTGAGTGCCCGCAACGTCCAACATCGCTTCTCCTCGGACCCATTCGCAGCGAGCGCCCGTCGCAACGCCTCTGTCTCCATCCGCCGAAGAGACAGCAAATCCGCATCATCCACCGGATAAAGATAAAGCACAGTTTCGTTTCCCTGCCAGGTGGGATGACAAGCCTGTTGATAGACATGAAATGCCTCGTGAATTGCTAACGAAGCTATAACTGTCGGCGATTGATTTGCCGATCCATCGAACATAACACTGGCTGCCGGCGTTCCCTCAATCTCGACAACACTGCTGGCAGTCACGACGGGATAGCGTCCATCGTACACGAACACATCGCATTCACCAACCCGCATCTCCCTGAAACCCTCGGGAACCTCCGAACACCGAAAAAGGTATGTATCGTCACCGTCATAAAAAACAAGAGGAATCGCGAGCGGATCAAAGCCCGGCCACAATTCACCCTGTGCAACCAGCCGCTCAATCTCACGCACCAAATCTGACACATGTCTCCTATCCTTGTGAACGCACATCAAACATATACTCCCGTGGATGGTCCGATTGTGGACATTTATTCTGAGCATCAAAAATACTTCTAATCATTTCGTACTCTAATCTTGACAACGAGTTTTAATTGGCTATTTTTTAAAAATGATATGCTAATTATTTCGCATAGTATCATTACATAGCAAAGATGCTTTGGGCACGAGTCGCCTGCTACTTTTAAATGAATATGCCTGCATTTTCTGGAGGTATGCTCATGTTTAAGTATGTCCTCACATTGATATTACTGCTCCTACCTGCCTGTGTACACGCAGCACCAACCCCATCAGATTGCGATTTCAACAACAGCGGCAAAGTGGATTTTGCCGATTTTATCGCATTTTCACAGGGATATGGGACAACCCAAACCCAGTTCGACCTGAACGGGGATGGCGCAGTCAATTTTCGGGACTTTGTCCTTTTTGCCCAATTCTACGGGCAGACAATCACCACAACAACCCCTCCGCCGACCACCGACGCTCCTGTTGGCATTCAAGTTGGGATGCAAGCCCCCGACTTTACGCTGAGAACCCTCACTGGCGAATCGTTCAACCTCTATGAAAAGCGCGGCAAGCCCGTATTCCTCAACTTCTGGGCAACCTGGTGTAGTCCCTGTATAGCTGAAATGCCCGCCATGCAAAAATTGCAAAATACCATGGGTGACTCTATCCAGATCGTCGGCATTGATGTACGAGAAACGCGCAGCCAGGTGCTGCATTTTGTCACAGGATATGGCTACACCTGGACTTTTGTTCTCGACTCGACGGGAGAAGTGAACAATGCGTATGAGGTTACAGGCTATCCCACATCTTATTTTATTGATGCCAAAGGTGTGATTGTCCGTAAGCTTAATGGTTACCAGAACTATGGAACGTTCTTAGAAGCAACGCGACTGGCGATAGATAATTAAAAATAAGCTGTCAGCGGTCATGGTCAAACCATAAGAAAAACAAGCAGTCAGCTTTAATCGAAAGACATTTGTAATGGAGAACCCGATGCGGAATCTGATTCTATCAATTTTATCACTACTCGCGCTTCTGATGTACCCCCTGTCTCTTTCGGCGCAAAATAGTTTTTCCCTCTCGCTGGATGTAAATGATACCGCAGGTGATCAAGCAATCACATCCCTCAATGCGTCCGCAGATCAAATTGTCGCCATTCAGATCTTCGGCAAAGATATACAAAATGCGAACGGCCTTGCAGCGCGCTTTGAATACGATGCCAGTCAAGTGACTTACGAGGGCTTTGACGTGGGTGACGTCTTGCCCAATGCTCAGGCACTCCCAGAGCAAGGTACAGGTTTTGTCGAAATTGGCATTGCATCTCTGGGTGGTCAAGCGACAACCAATAGCGGTCTGGTGGGTACCGTTCGCTTTCGCACAACAGCCGGGTTCTCGGGCACAGCGATTCGGTTGGTCCGTGCAGAACTCAGTCGAGGAGGACAATTTGAGACTGTAAATCTGAATATTCGCATTGCGTTACAGTTACAAGCCCTCACATCGGACTTCGACGGCGATGGTATGGTTAATTTTGCCGACTTTCTGGCATTTGCGGGTCAGTTTGGGACCCGTCAGGGCGATGGGCGATATGAAGCGAAGTACGATCTGGACAGCGATGGCGCGATTGGCTTTGGCGATTTTCTGATCTTTAGCAGCAGCTTTGGCAAAGGAGGGCCTTCTTCTGGCGGTGGCAGTACATTGATCGTTGACATTCCAGATGCAAACCTGCGTGCGGTCATTGCGGACAGTCTGGGCAAGGCGAGTGGTGCGTCGATCAGCAGAAGAGAGATAGCGAGCGTGACCGTTCTTGAAGTACCGAACTCGAACATCAGAGATTTGACCGGACTGGAGTTTGCAACTCGTCTGACAAGATTAAATCTTGATATGGAGGGTTTGAGTAATAGTAACCGTATATACGACCTCTCGCCATTATCAAGCCTGACCAACCTGACAAGCCTGGAGCTTTCCTTCACCGGTCTTACAGATATATCCGCGCTGGGACACTTGACCAGTCTGACAACGCTATGGCTACGGCATAACTTAATCTCGGATATATCGCCGCTTGCGAACTTAACAAATCTGGAAGAGCTGCATCTTAGAGACAACTTAATCTCGGATATATCGCCGCTTGCGAACTTAACAAATCTGAAACGGCTGAATCTTAGAGACAACTTTACCCTGGATATATCGCCGCTTGCGAACTTGACAAATCTGGAAGCGCTGGATCTTGTCTCTAACAACATTTCAGATGTGTCGGCACTGGCGGGCTTGACCAACCTGATAGGGCTGGATCTTAGCTCTAACAACATCTCGGACGTGTCGGCACTGGCGGGCTTGACCAACCTGATAGTGCTGGTGCTTGGCGAAAACGCGATCTCAGATGTCTCGACACTGGCGGGCTTGACCAGGTTGGAAAGGCTGGATCTTAGCTCTAACAACATCTCAGATGTGTCGGCACTGGCAGGCTTGACCAACCTGATAATGCTGGGGCTTGACTCTAACAACATCTCGAATGTGGCTATACTGGCGAACTTGACAAATCTGATATATCTGGCGCTTGGCAACAACGCGATCTCGGATGTGTCGGCACTGGCGGGCTTAAACTATCTGACGGGACTAGGTCTTTCGCGCAACACTATCTCGGACATCTCGGTACTCTCAGACTTGACCGGTCTGAAATGGCTGTATCTTGACTACAACACCATCGTGGATATCTCGCCATTAGTGGCAAATACGGGATTGGGCAGTGAAGATAGGGTTGATTTGAGAGGAAACCCGCTAAGTGCCACATCAATCAACACGCACATTCCAGCCCTTCAAGGCAGAGGGGTTGATGTGATCTTTGGTGCGTCGAAGCCTGCGGTAGGTGAGAATGAGCGGGGTTTATTTACCCCTCATCTTCCCGCTGATACGACGCCGTAATCTCGTGATCTACACCCCCGCGAATATTGAAACGGCTGATCACCTCCATCTCGACCGGATCGCACAGCGCCACCAGATCGTTCAAAATCTGATTCGTCACAGGCTCCATATAAATCCCCTGATCTCGGAACGACCAGAAATAGTGCTT
Above is a window of Gemmatimonadota bacterium DNA encoding:
- a CDS encoding phytanoyl-CoA dioxygenase family protein; protein product: MPVLTEDEIRFFKREGYLVKKGALDPELCARARERLWDDPPPSLKKDDPDSWVGPIKPEEESMDSSNYKRGYRWQYRKVGREPWMVELLAKNPVVWGAAEQMLGKGNFPEPTGVRGIYCTLPYGDVERQPRHLHVDAHAFNFAVVGYIDHVPEDGGGFTVWPKSHRTFFFDYQTRYLREPLPRMEKHREQFQSCDENSYQTHGEPGDIVFWHHRIGHMASANYSRQIRKAVLYDFKLNDMPQLQEEPPGDDIWVDWTDDVRDVSIEDGE
- a CDS encoding redoxin domain-containing protein — translated: MNMPAFSGGMLMFKYVLTLILLLLPACVHAAPTPSDCDFNNSGKVDFADFIAFSQGYGTTQTQFDLNGDGAVNFRDFVLFAQFYGQTITTTTPPPTTDAPVGIQVGMQAPDFTLRTLTGESFNLYEKRGKPVFLNFWATWCSPCIAEMPAMQKLQNTMGDSIQIVGIDVRETRSQVLHFVTGYGYTWTFVLDSTGEVNNAYEVTGYPTSYFIDAKGVIVRKLNGYQNYGTFLEATRLAIDN
- a CDS encoding leucine-rich repeat domain-containing protein, which gives rise to MENPMRNLILSILSLLALLMYPLSLSAQNSFSLSLDVNDTAGDQAITSLNASADQIVAIQIFGKDIQNANGLAARFEYDASQVTYEGFDVGDVLPNAQALPEQGTGFVEIGIASLGGQATTNSGLVGTVRFRTTAGFSGTAIRLVRAELSRGGQFETVNLNIRIALQLQALTSDFDGDGMVNFADFLAFAGQFGTRQGDGRYEAKYDLDSDGAIGFGDFLIFSSSFGKGGPSSGGGSTLIVDIPDANLRAVIADSLGKASGASISRREIASVTVLEVPNSNIRDLTGLEFATRLTRLNLDMEGLSNSNRIYDLSPLSSLTNLTSLELSFTGLTDISALGHLTSLTTLWLRHNLISDISPLANLTNLEELHLRDNLISDISPLANLTNLKRLNLRDNFTLDISPLANLTNLEALDLVSNNISDVSALAGLTNLIGLDLSSNNISDVSALAGLTNLIVLVLGENAISDVSTLAGLTRLERLDLSSNNISDVSALAGLTNLIMLGLDSNNISNVAILANLTNLIYLALGNNAISDVSALAGLNYLTGLGLSRNTISDISVLSDLTGLKWLYLDYNTIVDISPLVANTGLGSEDRVDLRGNPLSATSINTHIPALQGRGVDVIFGASKPAVGENERGLFTPHLPADTTP
- the queF gene encoding NADPH-dependent 7-cyano-7-deazaguanine reductase QueF: MSVLEAFDNPNPERRYTIEFTFPEFTSLCPKTGQPDFATIVIWYVPGPRCVELRSLKHYFWSFRDQGIYMEPVTNQILNDLVALCDPVEMEVISRFNIRGGVDHEITASYQREDEG